In Chryseobacterium gleum, a single genomic region encodes these proteins:
- a CDS encoding cytochrome-c peroxidase, with the protein MNRLSKYPILLFLYSAAAFFTLSYCKNDKQQPVYEDLGSVKRTILKTNTDFEKQINELKTLVSKDSDEKLLQQKFQDIRKIYKKMEWAVEYFLPHSARFINGPALPEIEMDEHTEIEPEGLQVLEEMFYPYDKRNKEEVIRMLNKLVNKSNTISTNFQVITISKDQVFDALRQETFRISSLGISGFDTPVSGTFLQEMPSSLQGVKETLKQISTERSKDKALKSIEAEINSAIEVLKKNTDKNTFDYVSFIPDHLNKITALMLEFKDQEKIPDVEVTTALNKNAATFFAKNAFNPNAFTPGKEYAYSEEKAALGHQLFNDRILSNNNNRSCATCHIPEKAFTDGLAKAMSLENSELARNTPSLNYAGYQHGQFWDMRKDDLEGQSSDVISNKEEMHGDLNVILARINQDKKYQSAFKNIYHSQKTEVWQLQNVLASYIRSLAKFNSDFDEYMRGNKSAMTENQKRGFNLFVGKAQCAICHFLPLFNGTVPPNFKKTEQEVLGAAVNGENKTFDHDPGRGKFHETVSSLQHSFKTPTLRNISKTAPYMHNGGYKTLKEVMNFYNKGGGKGFGFKVDNQTLSDEPLQLTDQEINDIIEFMKALDDK; encoded by the coding sequence ATGAATAGACTTTCAAAATACCCGATACTCCTCTTCCTGTACTCTGCAGCAGCATTTTTTACCCTTTCCTATTGTAAAAATGATAAGCAGCAGCCAGTATATGAAGATCTTGGTTCTGTAAAAAGAACGATTCTCAAAACCAATACTGATTTTGAAAAACAGATCAACGAGCTGAAAACCCTTGTTTCCAAAGATTCCGATGAAAAACTTCTTCAGCAGAAATTCCAGGATATCAGAAAAATCTATAAAAAAATGGAATGGGCAGTAGAATATTTCCTTCCCCACTCTGCAAGGTTCATCAATGGTCCCGCCCTTCCGGAAATAGAAATGGACGAGCATACAGAGATAGAGCCTGAAGGACTTCAGGTTTTAGAAGAAATGTTTTATCCTTATGATAAAAGAAACAAAGAGGAAGTGATCAGAATGCTCAACAAGCTCGTTAATAAAAGCAACACTATAAGCACTAACTTCCAGGTAATTACCATCAGTAAAGACCAGGTTTTTGATGCGTTAAGGCAGGAGACTTTCAGAATTTCAAGCTTAGGGATTTCAGGTTTTGACACCCCTGTTTCAGGAACGTTTTTACAGGAAATGCCTTCTTCTCTTCAGGGAGTTAAGGAAACGCTTAAACAAATTTCCACTGAACGTTCAAAAGACAAAGCATTAAAAAGTATCGAAGCTGAAATCAATTCAGCCATTGAGGTTCTGAAAAAAAATACAGATAAAAATACGTTTGACTATGTCAGTTTTATCCCTGACCATCTGAATAAAATCACGGCCTTAATGCTTGAATTTAAAGATCAGGAGAAAATCCCGGATGTTGAAGTAACAACCGCTTTAAACAAAAATGCAGCTACGTTCTTTGCTAAAAATGCTTTTAATCCCAACGCCTTCACTCCCGGAAAAGAATATGCCTATTCTGAAGAAAAAGCCGCGCTGGGTCATCAGCTTTTTAATGATAGAATTCTATCCAACAATAATAACCGGAGCTGTGCAACATGTCATATTCCTGAAAAGGCTTTTACTGACGGACTTGCCAAAGCAATGTCCCTTGAAAATTCAGAACTGGCCAGAAATACCCCTTCTCTTAACTATGCGGGATATCAGCATGGTCAGTTTTGGGATATGAGAAAGGATGATCTGGAAGGACAGAGCTCCGATGTGATCTCCAATAAAGAAGAAATGCATGGTGATCTGAATGTTATTCTTGCAAGGATCAATCAGGATAAAAAATACCAGTCTGCATTCAAAAATATTTATCATTCTCAAAAAACTGAAGTTTGGCAGCTTCAGAATGTACTGGCGAGCTATATCCGGTCTCTGGCGAAATTCAATTCTGATTTTGATGAATATATGAGAGGAAATAAATCAGCGATGACAGAAAATCAAAAGCGGGGCTTTAATCTTTTTGTAGGAAAAGCGCAATGTGCAATATGTCATTTCCTTCCTTTATTCAACGGTACGGTCCCTCCTAATTTCAAGAAAACCGAACAGGAAGTTCTGGGAGCAGCTGTAAACGGAGAAAACAAGACTTTTGACCATGATCCGGGGAGAGGTAAATTTCATGAGACAGTTTCTTCATTACAGCATTCATTCAAAACACCAACCCTTCGAAATATCAGCAAAACAGCGCCTTATATGCACAATGGCGGTTATAAAACGTTGAAAGAAGTCATGAACTTTTATAATAAAGGCGGAGGAAAAGGTTTTGGATTTAAAGTAGACAACCAGACACTTTCTGATGAGCCTCTGCAGCTTACGGATCAGGAGATCAATGATATTATTGAATTTATGAAGGCTCTTGATGACAAATAA
- the alaS gene encoding alanine--tRNA ligase produces the protein MTSQEIRQKFLDYFKSKEHLIVPSAPIVLKDDPTLMFSNSGMTQFKDFFLGYKTPTAPRIADTQKCLRVSGKHNDLDDVGRDTYHHTMFEMLGNWSFGDYFKKEAIAFAWELLTEVYGIPKENLYVTIFEGDASENLDRDQNAYDFWKSHISEDRIINGNKKDNFWEMGESGPCGPCSEIHIDLRTPEEKAAVPGISLVNKDHPQVVEVWNLVFMEFNRKADKSLEKLPAQHVDTGMGFERLCMALQGKSSNYDTDVFTPLIAKVEELSGKKYTGILEDEKDIAIRVVVDHIRAVSFAIADGQLPSSGGAGYVIRRILRRGISYSYRFLGMKEPFLYKLVAVLQEQMGPFFPEIEKQGKLVTEVIKSEEDSFLNTIETGLIRVEKLIQQTIADNQKVLPTLEVFELYDTYGFPDDLTRIIAEEKGLTIDEEGFKAEREKQRKRSQQDSAQKVYDWVVLEEKPESFVGYDQIESETYITRYRKVENKDGEFYQVVLSSSPFYPEGGGQVGDKGVLENAAESFQVLETKKENGLIISLINGLPKDAGALFYAKVNASERKNSQANHSVTHLLHEALRDVLGTHVEQKGSYVGPDYLRFDFSHFNKMTEEEIALIEEKVNHKIKESIALQEFRSIPIQEALDKGAMALFGEKYGDNVRMIQFGSSKELCGGTHVKNTSEIGHFKITSEGSAAAGIRRIEAISGDKSEEYFKNLEKQITELSQLLKSKDVVRSIEKLIEENTSLKAEVDALKKEKAKGEIGEWKNAYEQKGNKQLLVKKTSLDAGSVKDIVFQLKREIPSSVTIILSDADGKPMITVGVSDDLAADYQAGAIVKDLAKEIQGGGGGNPGFATAGGKNLEGLENAYQKALNI, from the coding sequence ATGACATCACAAGAGATACGTCAAAAATTTTTAGATTATTTTAAAAGTAAGGAACATTTAATCGTTCCTTCAGCTCCTATTGTGCTGAAAGACGACCCTACCCTTATGTTTTCCAACTCCGGAATGACGCAGTTCAAGGATTTTTTCCTTGGCTACAAAACCCCTACCGCCCCTAGAATTGCCGATACACAGAAGTGTCTGAGAGTTTCAGGGAAGCACAATGATCTGGATGATGTAGGTAGAGATACTTACCACCACACCATGTTTGAAATGTTGGGAAACTGGTCTTTCGGGGATTACTTCAAAAAAGAGGCTATTGCTTTTGCCTGGGAATTACTGACTGAAGTATACGGAATTCCAAAAGAAAATTTATACGTTACCATTTTTGAAGGTGATGCTTCAGAAAATCTGGACAGAGACCAGAATGCTTATGATTTCTGGAAGTCCCATATTTCAGAAGACAGAATCATCAACGGAAATAAAAAAGATAACTTCTGGGAAATGGGTGAAAGCGGACCGTGTGGACCGTGTTCGGAAATCCATATTGACCTGAGAACTCCTGAAGAAAAAGCAGCAGTTCCGGGAATTTCCCTTGTAAATAAGGATCACCCGCAGGTTGTGGAAGTTTGGAACCTGGTTTTCATGGAGTTCAACAGAAAGGCAGATAAATCTTTAGAAAAGCTTCCTGCTCAGCACGTAGATACGGGAATGGGCTTTGAGCGTCTTTGTATGGCGCTTCAGGGAAAATCTTCCAATTATGATACTGATGTATTCACTCCGCTTATTGCTAAAGTTGAGGAGCTTTCAGGTAAGAAATATACCGGAATCTTAGAAGACGAAAAAGATATTGCCATCCGTGTTGTGGTAGACCACATCAGAGCGGTTTCTTTTGCTATTGCAGACGGACAATTGCCTTCAAGTGGAGGTGCCGGTTATGTAATCAGAAGGATTTTAAGAAGAGGGATTTCCTATTCTTACCGATTCCTGGGGATGAAAGAGCCTTTCCTTTATAAGCTTGTAGCAGTTCTTCAGGAACAGATGGGACCATTCTTCCCGGAAATTGAAAAACAAGGAAAACTTGTTACCGAAGTTATTAAAAGTGAAGAAGATTCATTCTTAAATACGATTGAAACAGGATTAATCAGAGTTGAAAAATTAATTCAGCAAACCATTGCAGACAATCAAAAAGTTCTACCAACCCTTGAAGTTTTCGAATTATATGATACCTATGGTTTCCCTGATGATCTGACAAGAATTATTGCTGAGGAAAAAGGGCTGACAATTGACGAAGAAGGCTTTAAAGCAGAAAGAGAAAAACAAAGAAAGCGTTCCCAACAAGATTCTGCCCAGAAGGTTTACGACTGGGTTGTTTTAGAAGAAAAACCTGAATCATTCGTTGGATATGACCAGATTGAATCTGAAACGTATATTACAAGATACAGAAAGGTAGAAAATAAAGATGGGGAATTTTACCAGGTGGTACTAAGCAGTTCTCCTTTCTACCCTGAAGGTGGTGGACAGGTTGGAGATAAAGGTGTTCTTGAAAACGCTGCTGAAAGCTTCCAGGTACTGGAAACTAAAAAGGAAAATGGTCTTATCATTTCTTTAATCAATGGTCTTCCAAAAGATGCAGGTGCTTTATTCTATGCTAAAGTAAACGCTTCAGAAAGAAAAAATTCTCAGGCTAATCACTCTGTGACTCACCTTCTGCATGAAGCTTTAAGAGATGTTTTAGGAACTCACGTAGAGCAGAAAGGTTCTTACGTCGGTCCGGATTATCTTCGTTTCGACTTCTCTCACTTTAATAAAATGACTGAAGAAGAAATTGCTTTAATTGAAGAAAAAGTAAACCATAAGATCAAGGAAAGCATTGCTTTGCAGGAATTCAGAAGTATTCCGATTCAGGAAGCATTGGACAAAGGGGCAATGGCATTATTTGGCGAAAAATATGGTGACAATGTGAGAATGATCCAGTTTGGAAGCTCAAAAGAACTTTGCGGGGGAACTCACGTAAAAAACACCAGCGAAATCGGTCATTTCAAGATCACTTCTGAAGGTTCTGCAGCAGCAGGAATCAGAAGAATTGAAGCCATTTCAGGAGATAAATCTGAAGAATACTTCAAAAACCTTGAAAAGCAAATCACTGAGCTTTCTCAGTTATTAAAGTCTAAAGATGTAGTAAGATCCATTGAAAAGCTGATCGAAGAAAACACTTCATTGAAAGCCGAGGTAGATGCTCTTAAAAAGGAAAAAGCAAAAGGAGAAATAGGAGAATGGAAAAATGCTTATGAGCAGAAAGGCAACAAGCAGCTTCTTGTGAAGAAAACTTCTCTGGATGCGGGTTCTGTGAAAGACATCGTATTCCAGCTGAAGAGAGAAATCCCGTCTTCAGTAACGATCATCCTTTCTGATGCAGACGGAAAACCAATGATTACAGTTGGAGTTTCTGATGATCTTGCTGCAGATTACCAGGCTGGCGCTATCGTAAAGGATCTTGCAAAAGAAATCCAGGGCGGCGGCGGAGGAAATCCGGGCTTTGCAACTGCGGGTGGTAAAAACCTTGAAGGTTTAGAAAACGCTTACCAAAAAGCTTTGAATATTTAA
- a CDS encoding sigma-70 family RNA polymerase sigma factor → MTKDEELKNWIEQYSGPLLKRALYVLSNKEDAQDVVQEVFLAAYSAYNSFEGKSQALTWLMAILNRKVADFYRKKYKSEPNIRLDHFFDETGSWKHNDVLNDWNVSGEGDELLDSADFNKTLEECIEELPSRWKILLKMYYIEEKKAPEVSQELNVSTTNLWKILQRSRMQLRECLEFNWFSKS, encoded by the coding sequence ATGACAAAAGATGAAGAATTGAAAAACTGGATAGAGCAATATTCAGGGCCGCTTTTGAAGCGGGCGCTGTATGTGCTTTCAAATAAAGAAGATGCACAGGATGTTGTTCAGGAAGTTTTTCTTGCGGCCTACTCAGCATATAATTCTTTCGAAGGGAAAAGTCAGGCATTGACATGGCTTATGGCGATCCTGAACAGGAAAGTGGCAGATTTTTACCGGAAAAAATATAAATCCGAACCCAATATCAGGCTTGATCATTTTTTTGATGAAACCGGCTCATGGAAGCATAATGATGTTCTGAATGACTGGAATGTATCCGGTGAAGGGGATGAACTTTTAGACAGTGCGGATTTTAATAAAACATTGGAGGAATGTATTGAGGAATTGCCCTCCAGATGGAAGATCCTGCTGAAAATGTATTATATAGAAGAAAAAAAAGCACCGGAAGTAAGTCAGGAATTAAATGTTTCCACGACTAATCTTTGGAAGATTTTGCAAAGAAGCCGTATGCAGCTCAGAGAATGTCTGGAGTTTAACTGGTTTTCAAAATCATAA
- a CDS encoding DUF417 family protein has translation MVGTVQKSKNQLSQTGYYISLFGAALILLWIGIFKFTPTEAAAIKPLVENHFLTFFVYKIMSVQAVSNLIGAIEIIIALLLIFSAKFAVLKKYAGIGMIVIFLTTLSYLFTTPGMWKIVDGVPVTDFFIVKDLMLLGFGFMIVQNNK, from the coding sequence ATGGTCGGAACAGTACAGAAATCTAAAAATCAATTATCCCAAACCGGGTATTACATCTCCCTTTTCGGAGCAGCTCTTATTTTGCTTTGGATCGGTATCTTCAAATTTACCCCCACAGAAGCAGCCGCAATAAAACCTTTGGTGGAAAACCATTTCTTAACTTTTTTCGTATATAAAATTATGAGCGTCCAGGCAGTGTCTAATCTTATCGGAGCGATAGAAATTATCATTGCATTACTCCTGATATTTAGTGCGAAATTTGCTGTACTGAAGAAGTATGCGGGAATAGGAATGATTGTTATTTTCCTGACAACATTAAGCTACCTGTTTACTACTCCGGGAATGTGGAAGATAGTGGACGGAGTGCCTGTGACGGATTTCTTTATTGTAAAAGATCTTATGCTTTTAGGATTTGGATTCATGATCGTTCAAAATAATAAGTAA
- the msrB gene encoding peptide-methionine (R)-S-oxide reductase MsrB has translation MKNILIVLGIILGIAVFAAGSGLFRKAKPNVAEIKKENEKIMDSKNVREIYFAGGCFWGTEHFFQQIRGVVGTEVGYANGNTQNPTYEEVVSHTTGFAETVKVKYDPEQVDLKLLIDLYFKTIDPTSKDQQGNDRGNQYRTGIYFTNKSDEAVVKDEVQKLAKNYSKPILVETIPLKNFYRAEDYHQDYLDKNPGGYCHIEPGLFEMAKKANPLPKPAYQKQDKKVLKEKLTAEQYNVTQENGTERPFQNEYWNETREGIYVDITTGEPLFVSTDKFESGCGWPSFSKPITKSLIEEKMDRSHGMTRVEVRSKTGDAHLGHVFTDGPQDKGGLRYCINSASLKFIPKAEMESKGYGKYLPLLDKK, from the coding sequence ATGAAAAATATATTAATTGTACTCGGAATCATTCTGGGTATCGCAGTATTTGCTGCTGGATCCGGACTTTTCAGGAAAGCAAAGCCCAATGTGGCGGAAATAAAAAAAGAAAATGAGAAAATTATGGATAGTAAAAACGTTAGAGAGATTTATTTTGCAGGTGGATGTTTCTGGGGAACAGAACATTTTTTTCAACAGATTCGTGGGGTTGTAGGAACAGAAGTGGGGTACGCCAACGGTAATACTCAAAATCCTACCTATGAAGAAGTAGTGAGTCATACAACAGGTTTTGCAGAAACCGTAAAAGTAAAATACGATCCGGAACAGGTAGATCTGAAACTGTTAATTGATCTGTATTTTAAAACGATCGATCCTACCAGTAAAGATCAGCAGGGAAATGACAGAGGAAACCAGTACAGAACCGGAATCTATTTCACCAATAAATCAGATGAAGCAGTAGTAAAAGACGAAGTTCAGAAGCTGGCAAAAAACTATAGCAAACCAATATTGGTAGAGACCATTCCGTTGAAAAATTTCTATAGAGCAGAAGACTATCATCAGGATTATCTGGACAAAAACCCTGGCGGATATTGCCACATTGAACCGGGACTTTTTGAAATGGCAAAAAAAGCCAACCCACTTCCAAAGCCAGCCTATCAAAAACAGGATAAGAAAGTTTTAAAGGAGAAACTGACCGCTGAACAATATAATGTCACTCAGGAAAACGGTACAGAAAGACCTTTCCAGAACGAATACTGGAATGAAACACGTGAAGGAATTTATGTAGATATCACAACAGGAGAACCGTTGTTTGTTTCTACAGATAAATTTGAATCCGGATGTGGATGGCCAAGCTTTTCAAAACCAATTACAAAAAGTCTGATTGAAGAAAAAATGGACCGCTCCCACGGGATGACAAGAGTAGAGGTAAGAAGTAAAACCGGTGATGCCCATTTAGGACACGTTTTTACAGATGGCCCGCAAGATAAAGGAGGACTTCGTTACTGTATCAACAGTGCTTCTCTGAAATTTATTCCAAAAGCAGAAATGGAAAGTAAAGGATACGGAAAATATCTTCCGTTGTTAGATAAAAAGTAA
- a CDS encoding ABC transporter permease yields the protein MIKLLKLEYYKNLNYKPFKVFTILYFAILIALLFIGLVDFDVFGGTVNLKEQGIYNFPEIWNFTTWIVALLKIFLGLIIVFSISQEFSNRMFKQNTIDGLSRKEFITSKLLTITIFTIVSTAIVLGITLFLGYQYSNTTESAKVFAEIFFIGNYFVKLFTFFCFLMFLSILLRKSIFVFLALFVFWIGEGILTAVEVFSKVKGMQGPQRNEILQNDFFITHLLPLESMSNLIPNPMMRLNMAKVMGVKYDFHYPTESLIACLVWCGIFIFGSYWILRKRDW from the coding sequence ATGATAAAATTATTAAAACTGGAATACTACAAAAACCTGAATTATAAGCCATTCAAAGTTTTCACGATACTTTATTTCGCCATTCTTATTGCTTTGCTTTTCATCGGATTGGTTGACTTTGATGTTTTTGGAGGGACTGTTAACTTAAAGGAGCAGGGAATTTATAATTTCCCGGAAATCTGGAATTTCACTACATGGATTGTTGCCTTATTGAAAATCTTCCTGGGACTGATTATTGTTTTCTCCATTTCACAGGAGTTCAGCAACAGAATGTTCAAACAGAATACGATTGACGGACTGAGCAGAAAGGAATTCATCACTTCTAAATTGCTGACAATAACTATTTTCACCATTGTTTCAACAGCTATTGTATTGGGAATTACTTTGTTCCTGGGGTATCAATACTCAAATACAACGGAATCTGCAAAGGTTTTTGCTGAAATTTTCTTTATCGGAAATTACTTTGTCAAGCTATTTACTTTCTTCTGCTTCTTAATGTTTCTGTCCATTTTACTGAGAAAATCAATTTTTGTATTTCTTGCTCTTTTTGTATTCTGGATTGGGGAAGGGATTTTAACCGCTGTTGAAGTATTCTCAAAAGTAAAAGGAATGCAAGGTCCACAAAGAAATGAGATTCTTCAGAATGACTTTTTTATAACGCATCTTCTGCCATTGGAAAGTATGTCTAACCTTATTCCCAATCCGATGATGAGATTGAATATGGCCAAAGTGATGGGTGTAAAATATGATTTCCATTACCCTACAGAAAGTCTTATTGCCTGTCTGGTGTGGTGTGGTATTTTTATATTCGGATCTTACTGGATTCTGAGAAAAAGAGATTGGTAG
- a CDS encoding ABC transporter ATP-binding protein: MEKILSVKNLTKKFKRVVVNNISFDVERGNVYGLLGPNGSGKSTTFGMLLSTINPTSGDWFWFGKKGTDPDTLKKIGAIIEQPNFYPYLSAETNLKIVAEIKSTPYTRIDEVLKTVNLYERRKDAFKTFSLGMKQRLAIASAMLNNPEVLILDEPTNGLDPEGIIQIREIISDIAKQGITIIIASHLLDEIEKICSHVIVLKEGNSIYCGRVDEMTSNNGYFELKADNNTLLLNALYELQWFSSINKEGDLIKAQIRDDASISASAMNQKLAEKGIYLSHLTKKKLSLESQFLELVKNTN; the protein is encoded by the coding sequence ATGGAAAAGATTTTATCAGTAAAAAATTTGACGAAGAAATTCAAAAGAGTTGTGGTCAACAATATTTCTTTTGATGTCGAAAGAGGTAATGTTTATGGACTGCTGGGGCCTAACGGAAGTGGAAAGTCCACCACTTTCGGTATGCTGCTTTCAACCATCAACCCTACCAGCGGCGACTGGTTCTGGTTTGGAAAAAAGGGAACAGATCCGGACACCTTAAAAAAGATCGGGGCTATTATTGAACAGCCTAACTTTTATCCTTATTTAAGTGCGGAAACCAACCTCAAGATTGTTGCAGAAATTAAAAGTACTCCTTATACAAGGATTGATGAAGTTCTGAAAACCGTTAATCTGTACGAAAGAAGAAAAGATGCTTTCAAAACTTTTTCTTTGGGGATGAAACAGCGTCTGGCTATAGCTTCTGCCATGCTTAACAATCCGGAAGTATTGATTTTAGATGAACCTACCAACGGGTTGGATCCTGAAGGGATCATACAGATCAGAGAAATCATCAGCGATATTGCCAAACAAGGCATCACCATTATTATTGCAAGCCATCTTCTGGATGAAATTGAAAAAATCTGCAGCCACGTAATTGTATTAAAAGAAGGAAATTCCATTTACTGCGGAAGAGTGGATGAAATGACCTCCAACAATGGATATTTCGAATTAAAAGCAGACAACAACACTTTGCTTTTAAATGCCTTGTATGAACTTCAATGGTTTTCCTCCATCAATAAGGAAGGCGACCTTATCAAAGCGCAGATCCGTGATGATGCTTCAATTTCAGCTTCAGCAATGAATCAGAAGCTGGCAGAGAAGGGAATTTATCTTTCCCATCTGACGAAGAAAAAGCTGTCCCTTGAATCTCAATTCCTTGAACTTGTAAAAAACACGAATTAA
- a CDS encoding AAA family ATPase, with protein sequence MKLIELAEELQVSAEAIKQFIQDFDLELVDCISTNFEVKKDFEKFARENVDFLRLYEKDLDKNKTLEQIAEVIKQPKDKVEKVIKDNNINIFDNGFFKSSVSSYGIDNKLGGNYQFVYDYFGHKTSLQQRDFIGYRDLFFYTSSVLEPFLNPQQIKDWGINKPAGIILYGPPGSGKIFWANKIAEIIGYQFKEVKKHYLGTSLIDGNEINFSDFLLSMMKENKMLLFMDDFDEIMMQRKAETDIASCNLEAQELILHYISKFEKEGVLMVGSANSVAEIDEEILAPGRFDVLIPVFPPNASERSEIILYAMTRGLEEDSLLYKILKNNKADKIPFWHDISSKMKAFSNTMLIDFTQSLKKRIKNLYQKTRNEKLKIDQNLLNGALRDAGSKLTEEYLDQVARFLADAIINNFDDFQFRIQALKNELETYRVVEEPQRAIGFQHNDGGDKG encoded by the coding sequence ATGAAGCTAATTGAACTCGCAGAAGAATTACAGGTTTCTGCAGAAGCCATTAAACAGTTTATCCAGGATTTTGATCTTGAACTGGTAGACTGTATAAGCACTAATTTTGAGGTAAAGAAAGATTTTGAAAAGTTTGCCCGCGAAAATGTAGATTTTCTAAGGTTATACGAAAAAGATCTCGATAAAAATAAAACCCTGGAGCAGATTGCAGAAGTGATCAAGCAGCCAAAAGATAAAGTTGAAAAGGTAATTAAAGACAATAATATCAATATTTTCGACAACGGTTTTTTCAAATCTTCTGTATCAAGTTATGGAATTGATAACAAACTGGGAGGAAACTATCAGTTTGTGTATGATTATTTCGGGCATAAAACCAGTCTGCAGCAAAGAGATTTCATAGGATACAGAGATCTGTTTTTTTATACGTCCAGCGTTTTGGAACCGTTCCTTAACCCACAACAGATCAAAGACTGGGGAATCAACAAGCCTGCAGGAATTATCCTGTACGGACCTCCCGGTAGCGGTAAGATATTCTGGGCCAACAAAATTGCTGAAATCATCGGATATCAGTTTAAAGAAGTTAAAAAACATTATCTGGGAACTTCATTAATTGATGGCAATGAAATCAATTTCAGTGATTTTCTGCTGAGCATGATGAAGGAAAATAAAATGCTTCTTTTCATGGATGATTTTGATGAAATTATGATGCAGCGAAAAGCAGAGACAGATATTGCTTCCTGTAACCTTGAAGCGCAGGAACTCATTCTGCATTACATCAGCAAATTTGAAAAAGAAGGAGTTCTGATGGTGGGCTCAGCTAATTCTGTGGCAGAAATTGATGAAGAAATTCTGGCACCGGGAAGATTTGATGTGCTGATCCCTGTTTTTCCTCCTAATGCTTCTGAGCGTTCAGAAATTATTCTTTATGCGATGACCAGAGGACTTGAGGAAGATTCTTTATTGTATAAAATTCTTAAGAATAACAAAGCGGATAAAATTCCTTTCTGGCATGACATCTCTTCAAAAATGAAGGCCTTTAGCAATACCATGCTGATCGACTTTACCCAAAGCTTAAAGAAAAGGATTAAAAACCTTTACCAGAAAACCAGAAACGAAAAACTGAAGATCGACCAGAATCTCTTAAATGGAGCATTAAGAGATGCAGGATCCAAGCTTACTGAAGAATATCTTGATCAGGTAGCAAGATTCCTGGCTGATGCCATTATCAATAATTTTGATGACTTTCAGTTCAGAATTCAGGCATTGAAGAATGAACTGGAAACCTACAGAGTAGTGGAAGAACCACAAAGAGCCATCGGGTTTCAGCATAATGATGGGGGAGATAAAGGGTAA
- a CDS encoding NAD(P)/FAD-dependent oxidoreductase: MNSIWELDTFYRKRDIIIIGAGFSGLWTAIVIKEKYPEKSVLIVERNAIPLGASTRNAGFACFGSLTEIIADSEKMGWEQTLKLIKMRFEGLQKIRHYFKNDEIDFELEGGYEIVNNEEPLTHIDSVNEKLKTITGLDKTYSLKQNKIKEFGLGKSEFLIENPCEGSLHSGKLLQKLLEKCHELKVEFLFGTEVLKIEERTEDAEVYLSGDVSVKAGKVIYCTNAFTSKFLEKENIVPARGQVLLTEPIDGLKLKGTFHYDEGYYYFRNLGNRILLGGGRNQDFKTEETIAFETTEFLQNHLENFLREIILPYKDFKIALRWSGIMAMGLEKTPIVKQISERQFCAVRLSGMGVALAPEIGKEIAKMI, translated from the coding sequence ATGAACAGCATCTGGGAACTGGATACATTCTACAGAAAAAGAGATATTATCATCATAGGTGCCGGATTTTCCGGGCTTTGGACTGCAATAGTCATCAAAGAGAAATATCCTGAAAAATCTGTCTTAATCGTGGAAAGAAATGCTATTCCGTTAGGTGCTTCAACAAGAAATGCCGGGTTTGCCTGTTTTGGAAGCCTTACCGAAATCATTGCTGATTCTGAGAAAATGGGATGGGAACAAACACTGAAGCTTATTAAAATGAGATTTGAAGGGCTTCAGAAAATCCGACATTATTTTAAAAATGATGAGATTGATTTTGAACTTGAAGGAGGCTATGAAATTGTAAATAATGAAGAGCCTTTAACCCATATCGACAGTGTTAATGAAAAACTGAAAACAATAACAGGACTGGATAAAACATACAGTCTGAAACAGAATAAAATAAAAGAATTCGGACTTGGGAAATCTGAATTTCTCATCGAAAACCCTTGTGAAGGAAGTCTGCATTCAGGAAAACTGTTACAAAAACTGCTGGAAAAATGCCATGAACTGAAAGTAGAGTTTTTATTCGGAACAGAAGTCCTGAAGATTGAAGAAAGAACAGAAGATGCTGAGGTCTATCTCTCCGGCGATGTGTCCGTAAAAGCTGGTAAAGTGATTTATTGTACCAATGCTTTCACTTCAAAGTTTCTGGAAAAAGAAAATATCGTTCCAGCCCGTGGACAGGTCCTTTTGACAGAACCTATAGACGGATTAAAACTAAAAGGAACCTTTCATTATGATGAAGGGTATTATTACTTCAGGAACTTAGGCAACAGAATATTGCTGGGCGGGGGGAGAAATCAGGATTTTAAAACCGAAGAAACCATCGCTTTTGAAACTACAGAATTTCTGCAGAATCACCTGGAAAACTTTTTAAGAGAAATTATTCTTCCTTATAAAGACTTTAAAATTGCACTCCGCTGGTCAGGAATAATGGCAATGGGTCTGGAAAAAACACCCATTGTAAAACAGATTTCGGAAAGACAGTTTTGTGCCGTAAGGCTTTCAGGAATGGGAGTCGCTTTAGCTCCTGAAATTGGGAAGGAGATAGCAAAAATGATTTAA